Proteins found in one Oryza glaberrima chromosome 4, OglaRS2, whole genome shotgun sequence genomic segment:
- the LOC127772281 gene encoding benzyl alcohol O-benzoyltransferase-like, which yields MAASSSLAFTARRGDPELVAPAGPTPRGLRRLSDIDDQRSFRFYRSIIYFYRSGGGDPARVIRGALAAALVHYYPIAGRIRELPGGKLVVDCTGEGVSFVEADADVSLEEFGDSLCPPIPCAGELLTLPESNSTVVTDRPLLYVQVTRLRCGGFVFGTQICHNLVDAAGITQFWQAVGELAQGAAAPSVRPVWARELLDARHPPRPAYDHPEYEPASDEASDKLRPGDELVHRRFLFGPDDVAALRAQLPARLGPRCSRFLLLSAFTWRCRTAALGYAPGDEVRFMFVVNGRGRGHGGRPLPEGFYGNALTFGVARTTAGELCSGPLSRAVELITAARARTMADGYAQSAADAVVLRGRRRFTTARTYLVTDLTKSPLHEVDLGWGRPLFGGPATTTLATFHMPARGGGIAVPMCLPPRAMERFAGAVRAGLAAGVPRAAEEDAALSKM from the exons atggcggcGTCATCGTCCCTGGCTTTCACGGCGCGCCGAGGCGACCCGGAGCTCGTCGCGCCGGCCGGGCCGACGCCGCGCGGGCTCCGGCGGCTCTCCGACATCGACGACCAGCGCAGCTTCCGGTTCTACCGCTCCATCATCTACTTCTAccggtccggcggcggcgacccggccaGGGTCATCCGCGGCGCGCTTGCGGCGGCGCTCGTGCACTACTACCCGATCGCCGGGAGGATCCGGGAGCTTCCCGGCGGGAAGCTCGTGGTGGACTGCACCGGCGAGGGGGTCTCGTTcgtcgaggccgacgccgacgtctcGCTGGAGGAGTTCGGTGACTCGCTGTGCCCGCCGATCCCttgcgccggcgagctcctgaCCCTGCCGGAGAGCAACTCCACCGTCGTCACCGACCGACCACTACTCTATGTGCAG GTGACGAGGCTGAGGTGTGGCGGCTTCGTGTTCGGCACCCAGATCTGCCACAACCTCGTCGACGCGGCGGGGATCACGCAGTTCTGGCaggccgtcggcgagctcgcgcagggcgcggcggcgcccagcgTCCGGCCGGTGTGGGCGAGGGAGCTCCTCGACGcgcgccacccgccgcgccCGGCGTACGACCACCCCGAGTACGAGCCGGCGTCCGACGAGGCCAGCGACAAGCTCCGTCCGGGTGACGAGCTCGTGCACCGCAGGTTCCTCTTCGGccccgacgacgtcgccgcgctGCGCGCCCAGCTCCCCGCGCGCCTCGGGCCCCGGTGCTCGcgcttccttctcctctccgcGTTCACCTGGCGCTGCCGCACCGCCGCGCTCGGGTACGCGCCCGGCGACGAGGTGCGGTTCATGTTCGTCGTgaacggccgcggccgcggccacggcgggAGGCCGCTGCCCGAGGGGTTCTACGGGAACGCGCTCACGTTCGGCGTGGCGCGtacgacggccggcgagctctGCTCGGGCCCGCTGTCCCGCGCCGTGGAGCTGATCACCGCCGCGAGGGCGCGGACCATGGCCGACGGCTACGCGCAGTCGGCGGCCGACGCGGTGGTGctccgcgggcggcggcggttcacgaCGGCGCGGACGTACCTGGTGACCGACCTGACGAAGTCGCCGCTGCACGAGGTGGACCTCGGGTGGGGGCGGCCGCTGTTCGGCGGGCCGGCCACGACGACGCTGGCCACGTTCCACATgcccgcccgcggcggcgggatcGCCGTGCCGAtgtgcctgccgccgcgcgccatggagAGGTTCGCGGGCGCCGTGCGTGCGGGGCTCGCGGCGGGCGTTCCccgtgcggcggaggaggacgccgctCTGTCGAAGATGTAG